The nucleotide sequence GCTGCATAAAAATTGTGATTATAAATTTAAAAAGCCGCGTTTCCAGATTGATGGAAACGCGGCTTTTCAGTTTATTTTCTATGGTGGGAGAACCTGCTGAAGATTGGTTCATTTGCTATTTTGATGAATCCCTGATTATGTTCAGCTTTGTTGTCCATCATTCGGTAAGCCGCCAGTTTGAATATGTCCTGCACAACCATCCATACTAGATTATAGACCCAGACCCATAAAATATGAATCCAAGGTATGGCGGGTACGAGCCATCCCATGCCGCAGATGAATGCTGCAAAAAGCTGTGTTCCGATAATGGCCCAGAATAATTTCGGTGCGGGATACGGAGATTTCCAGAAAGCTTTTTTGGTGCGGGTTACGAACAGCATAAGATGTCCGCCTGCAACTAGTTGCAGGAAGAGCATGGTCTGGAGTTGTTCAACCGGATAATGAAATATATCCCGTCCGAGCCAGAGCATTCCGAATGTTTCAATAACGGCAAGGAAACCCAGAATGCTTGAAATTCCTAAGACACGGCCCATCTGCCAGCGGACAGGCTTTGGATCAAGCCATGTGTTGTCGTAGGCAATGGTCATAATCGGAATGTCGTCAAGCAGTGCCAGCATGATGATCATGACTGCTGTGAGCGGGTAGAAATCAAAGACCAGCATAGCCAGAACCACGAATGCCATAATGTCGATAGTCATGGCGATGCGGTAGATGGTGTAGCTCATCATGCGTTCGAAGATTCTCCGCGCTTCTTCCACTGCTTTAATAATGACTGATAAACCGGGTTCGGTGAGGATTAAATCTGCTGCGGCTCTGGCCGCATCGGTCGCACCTGAAACCGCTATCCCTGCGTCTGCCTGTTTGAGTGCGGGAGCGTCATTAACGCCGTCTCCAGTCATTGCTACGATGTGTCCGCGTTCCTGCAACGCTTTTACGATGGCATATTTATGTTCAGGGAATACCCGTGCGAAGCCGTCGGCTTGTTCAATCATTTCGGACTGAGTTGAAGTCAGGTGCGCGGGATCTGCGTTTTCGCCGAGCAATTCTGAAACGGGGTGCATATTGGTTCCCATTCCGAGCTGTCCCGCAGTTTCTCTGCCGATAGCAGTATCGTCTCCAGTAACCATTTTAACTTGAATGCCGTGTTTTACGGCCTGTGCAATGGTTTCTTTTGAATCATCACGAGGTGGATCGAACAGAGATAAAATACCTAGAAAATCCCATCCTCCGGTCTCATTGCTTTTGGCGACTCCCAGCGAGCGGAAACCTTTTGCCGCAAAATCGTTAATTGCTGAATCAGCTCTTTCGCGATCTGGTCCGGTTATCTTTGCAAGGTCAAGAATGACTTGCGGTGCTCCTTTTGTTACTTTGAACTGAGAGTTCTCTGTGGTGATGGAGCCTTCTGTTCTTTTGCGTATCGGATCAAAAGGGGAGAAGGAGGTTTGTTTGTATCCTGTGAAAATAGATTTATCCGCAATACCTTTTAAAACCGCAAGGTCGATGGCGTCACCGTTTTCTTCTTTTGAGGCAAGGGCGGCCATAAATATTAAATTGTCTTTATCCGGTGCAGAGAAAATAATAGGTTCGCCGAGGTCCAGCTGATTCTTAGTCAGAGTTCCGGTTTTATCCGAGCATAGAATATCAATTCCAGCCATTTCTTCAATGGCTTGTAACTTGGACACAATTGCTTTTTTCTTGGAAAGGGAAAGAGCTCCGAGCGCCATGGTGACTGACAGAACCGCCGGCATTGCCACCGGAATTGAGGCGACAACCAGAATGAGTACAAATTGAATGAGTTTGATCAGCGGTTCGCCGCGTAGAAGCTCGGTAACAACAAGAATCATTGCCAGACCTATGGCGACGAATATCAGAAAATCTCCGACCTTCATGACTGCTTTTTGGAAATGAGAGGCTGTTCCGGCACTTTCTACAAGTTTTGCAGTGCGTCCGAAAAATGTTTCTGCACCTGTTGCAGTGACGACAGCTTCCATTTCTCCCTGTTTCGCAACTGATCCTGAGAAAGCTTCATTACCGGATTTCTTGTTGACCGGTAATGATTCACCTGTAAGTGCGGATTGGTCGACGCTGAGATATTCCCCTTCGGTCAAAACAACATCTGCTGGAATTACATCCCCTAATCTGATGCGGACAATGTCACCGGGAACAAGGTTTGTCGCGTCAATTTCATTCCAAAGACCATCTCGCTGAACTCTTGCTTTCAGAGCCATTTGATTTTTCAGAGCATCAAGGGCGTTAGAAGCTTTGGCTTCTTCCCAGAAT is from Maridesulfovibrio ferrireducens and encodes:
- a CDS encoding plasma-membrane proton-efflux P-type ATPase, with amino-acid sequence MGKHESTQDINKIFKDLNSSSKGLTSPEARIRLDKYGQNALKTETVSPLKKLLSYFWGPIPWMIEAAALLSLIVQDWVDFSIIMVLLIFNAAIGFWEEAKASNALDALKNQMALKARVQRDGLWNEIDATNLVPGDIVRIRLGDVIPADVVLTEGEYLSVDQSALTGESLPVNKKSGNEAFSGSVAKQGEMEAVVTATGAETFFGRTAKLVESAGTASHFQKAVMKVGDFLIFVAIGLAMILVVTELLRGEPLIKLIQFVLILVVASIPVAMPAVLSVTMALGALSLSKKKAIVSKLQAIEEMAGIDILCSDKTGTLTKNQLDLGEPIIFSAPDKDNLIFMAALASKEENGDAIDLAVLKGIADKSIFTGYKQTSFSPFDPIRKRTEGSITTENSQFKVTKGAPQVILDLAKITGPDRERADSAINDFAAKGFRSLGVAKSNETGGWDFLGILSLFDPPRDDSKETIAQAVKHGIQVKMVTGDDTAIGRETAGQLGMGTNMHPVSELLGENADPAHLTSTQSEMIEQADGFARVFPEHKYAIVKALQERGHIVAMTGDGVNDAPALKQADAGIAVSGATDAARAAADLILTEPGLSVIIKAVEEARRIFERMMSYTIYRIAMTIDIMAFVVLAMLVFDFYPLTAVMIIMLALLDDIPIMTIAYDNTWLDPKPVRWQMGRVLGISSILGFLAVIETFGMLWLGRDIFHYPVEQLQTMLFLQLVAGGHLMLFVTRTKKAFWKSPYPAPKLFWAIIGTQLFAAFICGMGWLVPAIPWIHILWVWVYNLVWMVVQDIFKLAAYRMMDNKAEHNQGFIKIANEPIFSRFSHHRK